A genome region from Terriglobales bacterium includes the following:
- a CDS encoding VIT1/CCC1 transporter family protein: protein MLHATHVEKHFTAGAVVRDVVIGMSDGLTVPFALAAGLAGAVNSTHVVVIGGLAEIAAGSIAMGLGGYLAAHSDAEHYEQERLREQREVEQIPEEEKAEVSEVFQAYGMTADESRPVVEALSKRPEAWIDFMMRFELGLEEPNPRRALNSALTIAGSYVAGGFIPLAPYMVFSNSRTGFDFSVMVTLVALAVFGYIKGRFTGTHPFRSAAQTVIIGGIAATAAFLLAKAIS, encoded by the coding sequence ATGCTGCACGCAACCCACGTTGAAAAACACTTCACCGCTGGTGCAGTGGTCCGCGATGTGGTGATCGGCATGTCCGACGGGCTGACGGTTCCCTTCGCGCTCGCGGCAGGTCTGGCGGGGGCGGTGAATTCTACCCACGTGGTGGTGATCGGAGGTCTGGCCGAAATTGCGGCGGGTTCCATCGCCATGGGATTAGGCGGCTACCTGGCTGCGCATAGCGACGCCGAGCACTACGAGCAAGAACGTTTACGCGAGCAGCGAGAAGTTGAGCAGATCCCGGAAGAAGAGAAGGCCGAGGTGAGCGAGGTCTTCCAGGCTTATGGGATGACGGCTGACGAGAGCCGGCCCGTAGTTGAAGCCCTTAGCAAACGCCCCGAGGCCTGGATTGATTTTATGATGCGCTTCGAGCTGGGTCTGGAAGAGCCCAACCCGCGCCGGGCGCTGAACAGCGCGCTGACCATAGCAGGGTCGTATGTGGCGGGAGGCTTTATTCCGTTGGCGCCCTACATGGTGTTCTCCAACAGCCGCACCGGATTCGACTTTTCCGTGATGGTGACGCTAGTCGCCCTTGCAGTGTTCGGCTATATCAAGGGACGTTTTACGGGTACGCATCCTTTTCGCAGCGCGGCGCAGACGGTGATCATTGGCGGAATTGCCGCCACGGCTGCATTTCTTCTGGCCAAGGCGATCTCGTAA
- a CDS encoding NUDIX domain-containing protein: MPREISAGGVVVRRTKGQWWIAVIEPRREDDDKKSHSQSKKAVLALPKGLVDPGETPEQTAVREVREETGVEATLVAKLTDIRYVYVRTWSDKQRVFKIVSFYLLLYRSGRIGNIPENMRHEVKRAFWLPLDEAAQQLTYRGEREPVKLALAYLELHPEELNDAARNPR; encoded by the coding sequence ATGCCTCGGGAAATCTCTGCGGGCGGGGTGGTGGTGCGCCGCACCAAGGGTCAGTGGTGGATAGCAGTTATTGAGCCCCGCCGCGAGGATGATGACAAAAAGTCGCACTCCCAGTCGAAAAAGGCCGTCTTGGCCCTCCCCAAAGGCTTGGTGGATCCCGGCGAAACCCCTGAGCAAACTGCTGTACGCGAGGTGCGGGAGGAGACCGGGGTCGAAGCCACACTGGTCGCCAAACTTACCGATATCCGATATGTTTACGTCCGCACCTGGAGCGATAAGCAACGCGTGTTCAAGATCGTCAGCTTTTATCTGCTGCTCTACCGATCAGGTCGCATTGGAAACATTCCTGAGAACATGCGGCACGAAGTGAAGCGCGCATTCTGGCTGCCCTTGGACGAGGCCGCGCAACAGCTCACCTACCGCGGTGAGCGGGAGCCCGTGAAATTGGCGCTAGCATATCTGGAATTACACCCGGAGGAACTGAACGATGCTGCACGCAACCCACGTTGA
- a CDS encoding patatin-like phospholipase family protein: protein MGPFNKLRRSVEAFTRELTRASSRTSPVAEAGHPRIGLALGGGFARGLAHIGVLKVFEEEKIPISFIAGTSVGAVIGAAYCSGVSAKELEEVAGLVRFRDFARWTISRCGFASNEKMVGFLKRVLKVKTFEELQVPLAVTATDFLTGDGVVFRSGPLVEPVRASCAYPGMFLPVQINGRLLVDGMLAHSVPCMPVREMGANKVVAVYLRAHWCSPSGPRHIFEVIGQCFSIAQSRMNSVWQAAADLVVEPNVAPFAYDAFQRAPELIRAGELAARESLPKVRAWLESNAQEPLSERLVPGPASTTQASPLGAN from the coding sequence TTGGGTCCATTTAATAAGCTGCGGCGTTCGGTTGAAGCTTTCACCCGCGAATTGACGCGGGCTTCGTCGAGAACCTCGCCGGTCGCTGAAGCCGGTCACCCCCGAATCGGACTGGCGCTGGGCGGAGGATTCGCCCGCGGCCTGGCGCATATCGGAGTCCTGAAAGTCTTCGAAGAAGAAAAAATCCCTATCAGTTTTATCGCAGGAACGAGTGTGGGTGCAGTGATCGGTGCCGCCTACTGTAGCGGCGTTTCCGCTAAAGAACTGGAGGAAGTGGCGGGATTGGTGCGCTTCCGCGATTTCGCCCGCTGGACCATTTCCCGCTGCGGCTTTGCCAGCAACGAAAAAATGGTCGGATTCTTGAAGCGCGTTCTGAAAGTGAAAACTTTCGAGGAGCTGCAGGTGCCACTCGCCGTCACCGCGACCGACTTCCTCACCGGGGACGGAGTGGTTTTCCGTTCCGGGCCGCTGGTAGAGCCAGTGCGCGCTAGTTGCGCTTATCCCGGTATGTTCCTTCCGGTACAAATCAACGGCCGGCTGCTGGTGGATGGCATGCTTGCGCATAGCGTCCCGTGCATGCCGGTGCGCGAAATGGGGGCCAACAAGGTGGTCGCCGTTTACTTGCGCGCCCATTGGTGTTCACCCTCCGGTCCGCGCCACATTTTCGAAGTGATCGGGCAGTGTTTCTCGATCGCGCAGTCCAGGATGAACAGTGTGTGGCAAGCGGCGGCCGATCTGGTAGTTGAGCCGAATGTGGCGCCGTTTGCCTACGATGCCTTTCAGCGCGCGCCGGAGTTGATCCGTGCTGGTGAGCTGGCCGCTCGCGAGTCGCTGCCTAAAGTCCGCGCCTGGCTGGAAAGCAATGCCCAGGAGCCACTCTCCGAGCGCCTGGTGCCGGGTCCGGCCTCGACTACTCAAGCATCTCCGCTGGGCGCCAACTGA
- a CDS encoding GAF domain-containing protein, producing the protein MKTYRSRRDLLSKIDQVLSSNVPTRRRSPLQQVVEVLHEGRHYFWIGIYFLVGNQVVRQVFRGPMPPCHSFALGVGNVGTTGRNGVMKVVPDVSQDPTYSMCFFDTKSEIVVPIKLVQRIFGVIDVESDRLNAFPPGERVLLKQVAERLARFLAVRGKYLLRRAREQAEEKTADAVQRGHQPASEKIMEARRAAAGERSRR; encoded by the coding sequence TTGAAAACCTATCGTTCACGCCGGGACCTTCTCTCCAAGATTGATCAAGTGCTTTCCAGCAATGTTCCAACCCGACGCCGTTCTCCCTTGCAACAAGTAGTCGAGGTGTTGCACGAAGGCCGTCATTATTTCTGGATTGGCATTTATTTTTTGGTGGGGAATCAGGTGGTGCGGCAGGTATTCCGCGGTCCGATGCCGCCCTGTCACAGCTTTGCGTTGGGGGTAGGCAATGTCGGCACAACCGGCCGCAACGGCGTGATGAAAGTCGTGCCGGACGTGTCCCAAGACCCGACCTACAGCATGTGTTTCTTCGATACCAAGTCTGAAATTGTGGTTCCCATCAAGCTAGTCCAGCGGATTTTCGGCGTGATTGACGTGGAAAGCGATCGGCTGAATGCTTTTCCCCCTGGAGAGCGTGTGCTCCTGAAGCAAGTAGCCGAGCGGCTGGCCAGATTTCTAGCGGTGCGTGGCAAATATCTGCTGCGCCGGGCACGCGAGCAGGCAGAGGAGAAAACCGCCGATGCTGTTCAACGCGGGCATCAGCCTGCATCGGAGAAAATTATGGAAGCCAGACGTGCCGCCGCAGGCGAAAGGTCCCGCCGCTAG
- a CDS encoding M1 family metallopeptidase, with the protein MRKMSFFFALMLLALDASGQRLPADIALPQHYQITLAPDFQKDNFRGEETLRIRVLKPTSSITLNSAEITYGDATITQAGSTQTAKVTPDPKLESAVLTVEKPLSPGEASIHIRYTGILNNQMRGFYLSKTEKRKYAATQFENTDARRAFPSFDQPDMKATFDVSAVIDKGDIAISNGKVVSDTPGPSAEKHTVKFSTTPKMSSYLVALLVGDFECESGQADGIPIRVCGTPERKGMGQFALKAAEYTMHFYNRYFGVKYPYAKLDFIGLPDYAAGAMENTACIVARDAILFVDPKSSSYLVKKEVAQVAAHEMAHQWFGDLVTMKWWDDIWLNEGFATWMSFKPIEAYKPEWNLQEDEVQSAAGAMETDALNSTHPIRQHAETPAEIQELFDAISYNKAAATLRMIEGYVGPEIFRKGVNAYLSKYSYDNATSEDFWTSIAQVSHKPIDKIMATFVVQPGVPVVSATSSCRNGAKKVVLSQKRYFENRELFNNGSPEQWQIPVCLKAGAGEKCELLTKKSQEIELSGCGPVYANAGARGYYRSSYDAENLHQLAVSAEQILSPVERIQLVGDIWAQTQVGGLKVGDFLALAEGLKNDPSRAVIDNLMDPLRHIHLYLATDSDRAQYEAWVRNTFGPVGEKLGWTPGANDSEEARARRADLFALVGDVGRDPKLIPIARELVQKSLRGETVDNTLIYPALTIAAHNGDAALYDRILERTHKPQSPEDYTRMLRTLGYFEDPALIQRSLEYAVSDQVRSQDAPFLLGRLMRNPAARNQAWNFIREHWPQVEAKLSNYSTGSIVYMASHFCDAGARDQVQEFFTQHPIPSAERALKQTVESINNCIVLRQQQQENLASWLKQQSAGATAGGQ; encoded by the coding sequence ATGAGAAAAATGTCTTTCTTCTTTGCCCTCATGTTGCTGGCCCTTGACGCCAGCGGACAGCGCCTGCCAGCGGATATTGCGCTCCCCCAGCATTATCAGATAACGCTGGCTCCCGATTTTCAGAAGGACAACTTCAGGGGCGAAGAAACCCTGCGCATCCGGGTGCTCAAGCCTACTTCGAGCATCACCTTGAATTCCGCTGAGATTACCTACGGTGACGCTACTATCACCCAAGCGGGGTCAACCCAGACGGCCAAGGTGACCCCCGATCCCAAGTTGGAGTCCGCTGTCCTGACGGTTGAGAAGCCGCTTTCCCCGGGCGAGGCCAGCATTCATATCCGATATACCGGCATTCTCAACAACCAGATGCGCGGCTTTTATCTCAGCAAAACTGAGAAGCGCAAATACGCCGCGACTCAGTTCGAGAACACCGACGCCCGCCGCGCCTTTCCCAGCTTTGACCAACCGGACATGAAGGCGACTTTCGACGTGAGTGCTGTAATTGATAAGGGCGACATCGCGATTTCCAACGGCAAGGTGGTTTCGGACACTCCCGGCCCGAGCGCCGAAAAGCACACCGTTAAATTTTCTACGACGCCCAAGATGTCTTCGTATCTGGTCGCTCTGCTGGTAGGTGACTTTGAGTGTGAGTCGGGCCAAGCGGACGGCATTCCCATTCGCGTGTGCGGTACGCCCGAACGAAAAGGGATGGGACAGTTTGCCTTGAAGGCAGCCGAGTACACCATGCATTTCTACAATCGGTACTTTGGCGTTAAGTACCCTTATGCCAAGCTGGATTTCATCGGCCTGCCAGATTACGCAGCCGGCGCGATGGAAAACACTGCCTGCATTGTCGCGCGGGACGCCATCCTATTCGTGGATCCAAAGAGTTCCTCTTATCTCGTCAAGAAAGAGGTCGCACAGGTGGCGGCCCATGAAATGGCCCACCAGTGGTTCGGTGATTTGGTCACCATGAAGTGGTGGGACGACATTTGGCTGAACGAAGGCTTCGCAACCTGGATGTCATTTAAGCCTATCGAAGCCTACAAACCGGAATGGAACCTGCAAGAGGACGAAGTCCAATCAGCGGCGGGTGCTATGGAAACCGACGCCTTGAATTCGACCCATCCGATCCGCCAGCACGCCGAGACGCCCGCTGAAATCCAGGAACTGTTCGACGCGATTTCATACAACAAGGCGGCAGCCACCCTGCGGATGATCGAGGGCTATGTGGGCCCGGAGATATTCCGCAAGGGCGTGAACGCCTATCTCTCTAAATATTCTTATGACAATGCCACTTCGGAGGACTTCTGGACCTCAATTGCGCAGGTCTCGCACAAGCCTATTGACAAGATCATGGCCACCTTTGTGGTCCAGCCCGGTGTCCCGGTGGTTTCAGCGACGTCCTCTTGCCGGAATGGCGCAAAGAAGGTCGTACTTTCTCAAAAACGATACTTCGAAAATCGTGAACTCTTCAACAATGGGAGTCCGGAGCAGTGGCAGATTCCCGTCTGTCTCAAAGCGGGAGCCGGCGAAAAATGCGAGTTGCTGACCAAGAAATCGCAGGAAATCGAACTCTCCGGCTGCGGCCCGGTTTATGCGAATGCCGGAGCCCGAGGTTATTACCGCTCAAGTTACGACGCCGAGAACCTGCACCAACTCGCAGTTAGCGCCGAACAAATTCTTTCGCCGGTGGAGCGCATTCAGCTCGTAGGAGACATTTGGGCGCAAACCCAGGTCGGTGGCCTCAAGGTAGGGGATTTTCTGGCGCTGGCCGAAGGCCTGAAGAATGACCCGAGTCGCGCGGTGATTGACAATCTTATGGACCCACTGCGCCATATACATCTTTATCTGGCTACCGATAGCGATCGAGCGCAGTATGAGGCCTGGGTACGCAATACTTTCGGTCCAGTCGGCGAAAAATTAGGCTGGACACCGGGAGCCAACGACAGCGAAGAAGCGCGAGCACGCCGCGCCGATCTTTTTGCGCTGGTGGGCGACGTGGGGCGGGACCCAAAGCTAATCCCCATTGCACGTGAGCTTGTGCAAAAGAGCTTGCGGGGCGAGACCGTGGACAACACGCTTATTTACCCTGCGCTCACTATTGCTGCGCACAACGGTGACGCTGCGCTCTACGACAGAATTTTGGAGCGCACCCACAAACCCCAATCACCGGAAGATTACACACGCATGCTGCGGACACTCGGATATTTCGAGGACCCGGCCTTGATTCAGCGCAGTCTGGAGTACGCGGTGTCTGACCAGGTGCGCTCTCAGGATGCGCCATTCCTTTTAGGAAGGCTGATGCGTAATCCGGCGGCGCGCAATCAGGCGTGGAATTTCATCCGCGAGCATTGGCCGCAGGTCGAAGCCAAACTCAGTAACTACAGCACCGGCTCGATCGTTTATATGGCTTCCCATTTCTGTGACGCCGGAGCCAGAGATCAAGTCCAGGAATTCTTTACCCAGCACCCGATTCCTTCGGCTGAGCGGGCATTGAAGCAGACCGTGGAATCCATCAACAACTGCATTGTTCTGCGCCAGCAACAGCAGGAGAATCTGGCTTCGTGGCTGAAACAGCAGTCCGCTGGAGCCACCGCGGGAGGACAATAG
- a CDS encoding glycosyltransferase family 39 protein: MTRVPQSYPSASSRSHFTGVALGMVAIGFFARLYLAATTYLNPDEAQIYFLSNQASLASVYQANLTTAHPPLFAALLYYWRFLGNSELVLRLPSVLAGTLFCWIGFKWLGRITNRTAALVGLIFFSFSPALISLSAEIRQYALLLFFIALSFYALERAVQESSAGMMLVFSLSLCFAILTHYSALLFACVVGAYAIIRLYDSRATVRVIAPWVIGQAVAAAVFAFLYRSHLLRLKRIAEVTGFFQGSGQNALNVLLRETFRLFHYLFSQPVIGGLMLLLYVLGLIGLLRQQTVPEHSRPNPRHLAFLLAFPFLVSWTAQLFRTYPFDGTRHSVFLAAFVIAGASLGLARWPASSNWKKPLLAASAMAVCYLAPVPLGASFKPPNQKQSFMAGAVKFLGESAAPGAVVILDNQTSFPFRYYFCRGSVAEFSMSARPFADFGCGRYRVSATGPRMWMFTPENLSAAIQHATAAYGLKPGSSIWIFQTGWNVDTQPLLWPKLKELGCPAVHSFGKNIVVCQLPVS; encoded by the coding sequence ATGACGCGGGTTCCGCAGAGTTATCCCTCTGCGAGTTCGCGTTCTCACTTCACAGGCGTGGCCCTCGGCATGGTAGCGATAGGATTCTTCGCGCGCCTTTATCTGGCGGCGACTACCTATTTGAACCCGGATGAGGCGCAGATCTATTTTCTCTCGAACCAAGCATCTCTGGCGTCGGTTTATCAGGCGAATCTGACTACCGCTCATCCGCCGCTATTTGCAGCGCTGCTCTACTACTGGCGCTTCCTTGGCAACTCGGAGCTTGTGCTTCGCTTGCCGTCAGTACTGGCGGGCACGCTCTTTTGCTGGATAGGATTCAAATGGCTGGGCAGAATCACCAACCGTACGGCTGCGCTCGTCGGGCTCATATTCTTCTCCTTTTCTCCCGCCCTCATTTCTTTGAGTGCGGAGATCAGGCAGTACGCGCTCTTGCTGTTTTTTATCGCTCTTTCCTTTTACGCCCTGGAGCGAGCGGTTCAGGAAAGTTCGGCCGGCATGATGTTGGTCTTTTCGCTCTCGCTGTGCTTCGCAATCCTCACTCATTACTCTGCCCTACTGTTTGCTTGTGTTGTAGGGGCCTACGCCATAATTCGGCTCTACGACTCTCGTGCCACTGTGAGAGTTATTGCACCGTGGGTCATTGGGCAGGCCGTGGCCGCGGCGGTTTTTGCTTTTCTCTACAGAAGTCACTTGCTGCGGCTGAAACGCATCGCGGAAGTCACGGGATTCTTCCAAGGGAGCGGACAAAATGCGCTAAACGTCCTGCTAAGGGAAACCTTCCGCCTATTTCATTATTTGTTCAGCCAGCCGGTGATTGGGGGGCTGATGCTCCTGCTCTATGTGCTGGGCCTGATAGGTCTATTGCGCCAGCAAACAGTGCCTGAGCACTCGCGGCCCAATCCCAGGCATCTCGCCTTCCTGCTGGCATTTCCCTTCCTCGTTAGTTGGACGGCGCAGCTGTTTCGCACCTACCCTTTTGACGGCACGCGCCACAGCGTATTTCTTGCGGCGTTTGTAATCGCAGGTGCAAGCCTGGGGCTGGCACGCTGGCCTGCGTCGAGCAATTGGAAAAAACCTTTGCTTGCCGCGTCCGCTATGGCGGTGTGTTACCTGGCACCCGTGCCGCTGGGAGCGTCTTTCAAACCGCCCAACCAGAAACAAAGTTTTATGGCTGGGGCGGTGAAGTTTCTAGGAGAATCCGCTGCGCCCGGTGCAGTAGTTATTCTGGATAACCAAACCAGCTTTCCTTTTCGCTACTACTTTTGCCGCGGGAGCGTTGCTGAATTTAGTATGTCTGCAAGGCCATTTGCCGACTTCGGTTGTGGTAGGTACCGCGTCTCGGCCACTGGTCCCCGCATGTGGATGTTTACGCCCGAAAACTTAAGCGCTGCTATTCAGCATGCGACAGCGGCTTATGGACTGAAACCCGGGTCAAGCATCTGGATATTTCAGACGGGCTGGAACGTTGATACCCAGCCATTACTGTGGCCAAAACTTAAAGAGCTTGGGTGCCCGGCGGTGCATTCCTTTGGCAAAAATATCGTGGTCTGCCAGCTCCCGGTGAGTTGA
- a CDS encoding 2Fe-2S iron-sulfur cluster-binding protein, with protein MGAESPTESFFKVTLITPEGERTITVGSEEHIWDAANAVGIKLPALCHQGRCLTCAGRLEDGGEVDQSDSVSYFPEDRQSGFVLLCTAKPRSDLRIRTHQQAEMREFRRRKNLPAPYS; from the coding sequence GTGGGAGCTGAATCGCCGACCGAGTCATTCTTCAAGGTAACGCTCATCACGCCGGAGGGCGAGCGCACCATCACGGTTGGGTCCGAAGAGCACATCTGGGATGCGGCGAACGCCGTAGGTATCAAGTTGCCTGCCCTCTGCCACCAGGGGCGATGCCTGACCTGTGCCGGCCGCCTGGAGGACGGGGGCGAGGTGGACCAGTCTGACTCCGTCAGTTATTTTCCAGAGGACCGCCAGTCTGGTTTTGTGTTGCTATGCACCGCGAAGCCGCGGTCGGACTTGCGAATCCGCACCCACCAGCAGGCGGAAATGCGGGAATTCCGGCGCAGGAAAAATCTTCCCGCGCCTTACTCATGA
- the dps gene encoding DNA protection during starvation protein yields the protein MPAKQDNVVKAGDVTQRVGVEVIRARGVDVEKLIKMLVANAAAEFASTYYYYTILRMHLAGHEDYKEICEDARLEDRAHWELIVPRIYELGGELPNDLPAFHNQAGCAAAKLPDPPTATNILTLLLESERCAIRSWQAVCDVTFGKDPRTYDMASRILNEEVEHEAWFIELLAWERDKKSIPSGHFRRGEPGDAPYSKNRPFYIGS from the coding sequence ATGCCAGCTAAGCAAGACAATGTTGTGAAAGCGGGCGATGTCACGCAGCGCGTAGGTGTGGAGGTAATTCGCGCGCGTGGTGTTGACGTGGAGAAACTTATCAAAATGCTTGTCGCCAACGCGGCGGCTGAGTTCGCCAGCACGTATTACTACTACACCATTCTCAGAATGCATTTGGCCGGACACGAAGATTACAAGGAAATCTGCGAGGACGCGCGTCTGGAAGACCGGGCCCACTGGGAGTTAATCGTTCCCCGTATCTATGAGCTCGGTGGAGAACTGCCGAACGACCTGCCGGCTTTTCACAATCAGGCTGGCTGTGCCGCAGCCAAGTTACCCGATCCCCCAACGGCCACCAATATTTTGACTCTGCTGCTGGAGTCGGAACGTTGCGCCATCCGCAGCTGGCAGGCCGTGTGCGATGTAACCTTTGGCAAGGACCCGCGGACCTACGACATGGCTTCTCGCATTCTTAACGAAGAAGTCGAGCACGAAGCCTGGTTTATCGAACTGCTCGCGTGGGAACGCGACAAGAAGAGCATTCCTTCAGGGCATTTCCGTCGTGGCGAACCTGGCGACGCGCCTTACAGCAAGAACCGGCCCTTCTACATCGGTTCCTAG
- a CDS encoding LysR family transcriptional regulator, translated as MQVHQLRYFCAVARSGNFTRAAEQEHIAQPSLSAQILKLEDELGARLFDRLGRTARLTHFGRTFLPRAEAILRQLGAAKLEIQEMAGGDNGRVVIGAIPTIAPYFLPGPLTSFAIKYPHIKVSIVEEITSVLLQGLHEARLDLALAALPVSGEGLICEELLRERLYVVLPARHHLASQKQISLKQIEEENFLLLKEGHCFRDNAIAACRRARLQPNVVFESGQFATIVAMVAAGMGVSLVPTMAVEPRKGCRFVPLADEASHRRVGIVQLKQHFPTRAHRALVEHLRENVRQEKQFVAAS; from the coding sequence ATGCAAGTTCATCAGCTTCGATATTTTTGTGCGGTGGCGCGCAGCGGAAACTTTACTCGCGCTGCGGAACAGGAGCACATCGCTCAGCCTTCGCTCTCCGCGCAGATTTTGAAACTGGAAGACGAACTTGGGGCCCGACTGTTCGATCGCCTCGGCCGTACCGCGCGCCTGACCCATTTTGGACGGACTTTCTTGCCGCGGGCAGAAGCCATCTTGCGGCAGCTGGGAGCGGCCAAGCTCGAAATCCAGGAGATGGCAGGCGGCGACAATGGTCGCGTGGTGATTGGAGCTATCCCTACAATCGCTCCGTATTTTCTTCCCGGCCCGCTTACCAGTTTCGCCATCAAATACCCGCACATAAAGGTAAGCATTGTAGAAGAGATCACCTCGGTGCTGCTGCAGGGGCTTCACGAGGCGCGGCTTGATCTCGCGCTGGCTGCGCTCCCGGTGAGCGGAGAAGGGCTAATTTGCGAAGAATTGTTGCGGGAGCGGCTCTACGTTGTGCTGCCGGCCAGGCACCATTTAGCATCACAGAAGCAGATTTCACTGAAACAGATCGAAGAAGAGAATTTTCTTCTGCTCAAAGAGGGCCACTGCTTCCGGGATAATGCGATCGCCGCTTGCCGGCGTGCGCGCCTGCAGCCCAATGTGGTTTTTGAAAGTGGACAGTTCGCTACCATTGTTGCCATGGTTGCGGCCGGCATGGGAGTTTCGCTGGTGCCGACTATGGCGGTTGAACCGCGAAAGGGGTGTAGATTCGTGCCCCTGGCTGATGAAGCCAGTCATCGCAGGGTCGGAATCGTGCAACTCAAGCAGCATTTCCCGACGCGCGCACATCGCGCCCTGGTTGAGCACCTGCGCGAGAATGTGCGGCAGGAAAAGCAATTTGTGGCGGCGAGCTGA
- a CDS encoding redoxin domain-containing protein, protein MALKVGDTAPDFELPALIGGVKKKLRLRDYLGKKNVVLAFHPLNWTPVCTTQFAEYNTALSKLSEYDAQIVGISVDSIYSDGAWEKEIGPLDYPLVSDYYPHGEVAMKYGVFRDREPFSGVSERAIFVIDKKGKVAFSRIYPMDHLPETKEVLMALQQLNQ, encoded by the coding sequence ATGGCACTGAAAGTAGGGGACACCGCACCGGACTTTGAGCTTCCCGCCCTGATCGGCGGTGTCAAAAAGAAGTTGCGGCTGCGCGATTATCTGGGAAAGAAGAACGTGGTGCTTGCGTTCCATCCGCTGAATTGGACGCCGGTGTGCACTACGCAATTTGCGGAGTACAACACGGCACTGTCGAAGTTAAGCGAGTACGACGCCCAAATCGTAGGCATCAGCGTGGATTCCATCTACAGCGATGGCGCCTGGGAAAAAGAGATTGGGCCCCTTGACTATCCACTCGTCAGCGATTACTACCCGCATGGCGAGGTCGCGATGAAATATGGAGTCTTCCGCGACCGTGAACCGTTCTCTGGCGTCAGCGAGCGCGCCATATTTGTGATCGATAAAAAAGGTAAGGTAGCGTTCAGCAGGATTTATCCCATGGACCATCTTCCTGAGACCAAAGAAGTTCTGATGGCGCTGCAGCAACTCAATCAATGA